A single Syntrophorhabdales bacterium DNA region contains:
- the hisS gene encoding histidine--tRNA ligase: protein MEKITSLRGFRDISGEEAEKFIRMELVSRAILERLGFREISIPILEKTELFKRSIGDTTDIVEKEMFTFIDRNGDSLTLRPEATAGVVRHYLQEGLQAKERISRLFTMGPMFRHERPQKGRFRQFHQVDVEIFGAAEPIVDAELLWTIALILGRLGVSQYALELNSVGCKTCREPFREVLVSYFSKKMEALCPDCRNRLSRNPLRIFDCKVTSCIDLVKESPLLFDHLCEGCRAHFETLLKYLADFGVDLLVNKRLVRGLDYYTRTVFEVTSGELGAQKAFLAGGRYDNLVEEMGGPSVPGIGFAIGMERLASLMATSQALKKPRYYLALIGEKPVAFRIPIMKALVEGDVPVSYSPDPKSLKSQMRHADSIGADYAMILGDGEIEKGVILVRNMRSGKQAEIPLDVAGLADRLEALALE from the coding sequence ATGGAGAAAATCACTTCCCTGCGGGGATTCAGAGACATCAGTGGTGAAGAGGCCGAGAAGTTTATCAGGATGGAGCTTGTTTCGAGGGCCATCTTGGAGCGGCTCGGATTTCGTGAAATCAGCATTCCCATTCTGGAAAAGACCGAACTCTTCAAGAGGAGCATTGGCGATACCACAGACATCGTTGAAAAAGAGATGTTCACGTTCATAGACCGTAACGGTGATTCGCTGACCCTGCGGCCTGAGGCAACCGCAGGAGTGGTGCGCCATTACCTGCAGGAAGGACTGCAGGCAAAAGAGAGGATCAGCCGGCTCTTCACGATGGGGCCAATGTTCAGGCACGAAAGGCCGCAAAAAGGACGCTTCAGACAGTTCCACCAGGTGGATGTGGAGATATTCGGTGCGGCCGAACCGATCGTGGATGCGGAACTGCTCTGGACAATTGCGCTCATCCTCGGCCGGCTTGGAGTTTCGCAATACGCGCTGGAGTTAAACAGCGTGGGCTGCAAAACATGCCGGGAGCCTTTCAGGGAGGTGCTGGTTTCCTACTTTTCAAAAAAGATGGAGGCTCTCTGTCCCGACTGCCGGAACAGGCTCTCCAGAAACCCCCTGCGAATCTTTGACTGCAAGGTCACATCCTGCATAGACCTTGTGAAAGAATCGCCGCTCCTATTCGACCATCTATGCGAAGGCTGCCGGGCACATTTCGAAACACTTCTTAAGTACCTGGCCGACTTCGGCGTGGACCTCCTCGTCAACAAGAGACTGGTCCGGGGCCTTGATTACTACACCCGGACCGTTTTTGAAGTTACGTCCGGAGAGCTCGGAGCGCAGAAAGCCTTTCTCGCCGGAGGGCGCTACGACAACCTTGTTGAAGAGATGGGAGGGCCCAGCGTGCCTGGAATAGGCTTTGCCATAGGCATGGAACGCCTGGCGTCGCTCATGGCCACGTCTCAGGCTTTGAAAAAGCCGCGCTACTATCTCGCGCTGATTGGGGAGAAACCTGTTGCTTTCCGCATTCCTATCATGAAAGCCCTTGTGGAGGGGGATGTGCCGGTTTCTTACTCGCCTGATCCCAAGTCGCTAAAGTCGCAGATGAGGCACGCGGACAGCATCGGCGCCGATTACGCGATGATCCTTGGTGATGGAGAGATTGAAAAAGGGGTCATCCTTGTGAGAAATATGCGAAGTGGCAAGCAGGCTGAGATCCCTCTTGATGTTGCGGGTCTTGCGGACCGGCTCGAAGCGCTAGCCCTCGAATAA
- the serA gene encoding phosphoglycerate dehydrogenase translates to MDRFKVLVTDNVAPEGLDILTRDGTIQADVRPGIKNPELAKIIGEYDAIITRSGTAVTADLLENSGKLKIIGRAGVGLDNIDIETASKKGIIVMNAPTGNTLAATELTLGIMLAAARKIPLASESLKSGKWDRKRFMGIQLYNKTLGIVGLGRIGTNVAVRAKSFGMRVIAYDPYIKKSKADAVGVILCDSLEELLREADVISFHTPLTPETRNMLTKKEIDLTKEGVIFVNCARGGIVNESDLYKALKSGKVFAAGVDVFEQEPPQSSKLLELENVFATPHIGANTMEGQKAVAVIIAEQVCNALHGKPYQNAVNIPFIKSALTDRMRLYFDLAEKMGKLAAQITPGRPEEIRIVMVGKNFEEDLCERKFDVPFSYQPFTISAIKGFLGVTLKETVGFINAPYLAKDRNIDVEESKTDHFDKYNDLIVFTVKTDKRENTFAGTVFADNVGRIVLYNKFLLDVIPEGTFLHFRNFDRPGIVGKVGTILGNNQINIASFELSRQMTGEALGFVSVDSPIPESVLNDILAIDGMIEARIVKL, encoded by the coding sequence ATGGATCGTTTCAAAGTACTGGTCACGGATAATGTTGCTCCGGAAGGACTCGACATCCTGACCCGCGACGGGACAATACAGGCAGATGTCAGGCCGGGGATTAAGAATCCCGAGCTGGCAAAGATCATCGGCGAGTACGATGCCATCATCACGAGAAGCGGGACGGCAGTTACGGCTGATCTGCTGGAAAATTCGGGAAAGCTGAAAATTATAGGGCGGGCCGGGGTGGGCCTTGACAACATAGATATAGAGACCGCGAGCAAGAAGGGCATCATTGTCATGAACGCGCCTACAGGCAACACGCTTGCCGCTACTGAACTGACCCTGGGCATCATGCTGGCCGCAGCACGAAAAATACCACTCGCCAGCGAGTCTTTGAAATCGGGCAAATGGGACCGAAAGAGATTCATGGGGATCCAGCTGTACAATAAGACGCTTGGCATCGTCGGCCTGGGCAGGATAGGGACGAACGTTGCGGTGCGGGCCAAGAGTTTTGGTATGAGAGTGATTGCCTATGACCCCTACATCAAGAAAAGCAAGGCTGACGCAGTCGGCGTGATACTTTGCGATTCCCTTGAGGAGCTTTTGCGGGAGGCTGATGTGATCTCCTTTCATACACCGCTGACCCCCGAGACGCGAAACATGCTCACGAAAAAGGAGATCGACCTGACAAAGGAAGGTGTGATCTTCGTTAATTGCGCCAGGGGCGGCATAGTAAATGAGAGCGACCTGTACAAAGCCCTTAAATCAGGCAAGGTTTTTGCTGCAGGCGTGGACGTATTTGAGCAGGAGCCGCCGCAGAGCAGCAAGCTGCTGGAACTGGAGAACGTGTTCGCCACGCCCCATATCGGCGCAAACACAATGGAGGGACAGAAGGCCGTGGCGGTGATCATAGCGGAGCAGGTGTGCAATGCTCTGCACGGCAAGCCTTATCAGAACGCGGTAAATATACCATTCATAAAATCAGCGCTTACAGACAGGATGAGGCTCTATTTTGATCTTGCTGAAAAGATGGGCAAGCTCGCTGCACAGATAACGCCCGGCCGACCTGAGGAAATCAGAATAGTGATGGTGGGGAAGAATTTTGAAGAGGATCTCTGCGAGCGCAAATTCGACGTGCCTTTCAGCTATCAGCCTTTCACGATCTCGGCGATAAAGGGCTTTCTCGGGGTGACACTCAAAGAGACTGTCGGCTTTATCAACGCTCCTTATCTTGCCAAGGACAGAAATATAGATGTTGAAGAGTCCAAAACAGACCATTTCGACAAGTATAACGACCTCATTGTTTTCACGGTTAAAACAGACAAGAGGGAGAACACCTTCGCAGGAACTGTGTTTGCGGATAACGTGGGCCGGATCGTGCTGTATAACAAGTTCCTGCTTGACGTAATCCCGGAGGGAACATTTCTCCACTTCAGGAATTTCGACAGGCCAGGGATTGTCGGGAAGGTCGGTACGATTCTCGGCAATAACCAGATCAATATAGCGAGCTTTGAGCTTTCAAGGCAGATGACTGGTGAAGCTTTAGGCTTTGTCTCGGTGGATAGCCCCATTCCCGAGAGCGTGCTCAATGATATATTGGCAATTGACGGGATGATCGAGGCAAGAATCGTAAAGTTGTAG
- a CDS encoding ABC transporter substrate-binding protein: MKRLAMSVGVTLALLIAFTHASAKEIVKLGLITPLTGDVKTFGESSKNAFLIAIEDYSKTGKYQITQVIADDRNDATEGTNAALKLITQDRVAGIIGPLTSKIAIPVSEIAEKNKIPMISNAATSPKVTVYDGKRKAYVFRSCFTDPFQGSVVANFALKDLKAKTAAVLYDVGNDYSKGLAEFFKATFEKAKATIVAYESYQKDDVDFSALITKIGIKKPDVIFLPDYYNKAALIARQVREKALKSPLLGGDGWDSPDLIKIGGSAITGNYFTNHYSPERKDKVAEAFIAKYKQKHNAVPDALAALAYDAAMIYLQSLDKAKKPAPEEVMKVLTTLKDFKGVTGTISFDKNGDPVKSAVILRVEKDGFKYVTTVNP, from the coding sequence GTGAAGAGATTGGCTATGAGCGTGGGAGTGACGTTGGCGCTACTGATCGCGTTCACTCACGCGTCTGCAAAAGAGATTGTTAAGCTGGGATTGATTACACCCCTTACCGGCGATGTAAAGACATTCGGTGAATCGTCCAAGAACGCGTTTCTGATAGCAATAGAGGATTACTCGAAGACGGGCAAGTACCAGATCACGCAAGTCATAGCCGATGACAGGAATGACGCAACCGAGGGAACGAATGCAGCACTTAAGCTCATCACCCAGGACAGGGTTGCCGGCATTATTGGTCCCTTGACCTCGAAGATTGCCATACCGGTGAGCGAAATCGCAGAAAAGAACAAAATACCCATGATCAGCAATGCTGCCACCAGCCCGAAGGTTACCGTATACGACGGAAAAAGAAAGGCATATGTCTTCAGGTCGTGTTTCACCGATCCGTTTCAGGGCAGTGTTGTTGCAAATTTCGCACTCAAAGATTTGAAGGCAAAAACAGCGGCCGTGCTGTACGACGTGGGTAATGATTACTCAAAGGGTCTTGCCGAGTTCTTTAAAGCCACGTTCGAGAAAGCCAAAGCCACGATTGTCGCGTATGAATCTTATCAGAAAGACGATGTGGATTTCTCAGCGCTTATCACGAAGATCGGGATCAAAAAACCTGACGTCATCTTCCTTCCGGATTACTACAACAAGGCGGCTCTCATCGCGAGGCAGGTGCGAGAGAAGGCGTTGAAATCGCCATTATTGGGAGGCGACGGGTGGGATTCACCAGATCTGATCAAGATCGGCGGTTCGGCCATTACGGGTAATTACTTCACAAATCACTATTCTCCGGAAAGAAAAGACAAGGTGGCCGAGGCATTCATCGCGAAGTACAAACAGAAGCACAACGCAGTTCCCGACGCGCTCGCCGCGCTTGCCTACGATGCGGCTATGATCTACCTGCAGTCGCTGGACAAAGCAAAGAAGCCCGCACCTGAAGAGGTAATGAAAGTTTTGACCACCCTCAAGGACTTCAAGGGAGTCACCGGTACTATATCTTTTGATAAGAATGGCGACCCGGTAAAATCAGCCGTGATTCTGCGAGTAGAGAAAGACGGATTCAAGTACGTGACAACAGTAAACCCGTGA